One window from the genome of Prosthecobacter fusiformis encodes:
- a CDS encoding NAD(P)/FAD-dependent oxidoreductase, with amino-acid sequence MLQVSQLNLPVDHTDADLRAALLKRLGVKEANYTVKQRAIDARRGHVNFSYTLLVEVADEARVLKALKEDTKVILAPDETYVEVKVGQGGQGGQAAGGQGRPVIVGTGPCGLFAGLLLARAGLKPILLERGKAAGDRARDVTGFWRRGWDFNPESNVQYGEGGAGTFSDGKLYTQIRDREHRIPWLLKEMVAAGAPEDILIKARPHIGTDRLIKVVRHVREEIISLGGEVRFGSRVSDVVIENGVMRAVVLADGAVIEGSPVVFAIGHSSRDTFAMLHERGIPFDPKPFSVGVRIEHPQRLVDKMLFGKWAGHERLGSAPYKFVAHCDTERSAYSFCMCPGGLVVAATSEPGTVVTNGMSSYARAEANANAGFMVEVGPQDYGQAHPLAGIEFQRQIERRAYEAGGSNYHAPAQLLGDFLAGRASTSQGSVKPSYEPGVVWTDLREVLPESVIATLKEAVPRINKSLPGFDLEDAVLTGAETRSSAPVRIPRDPVSYECVSLKNFYPAGEGAGYAGGIISAAADGMRVAEAILRAR; translated from the coding sequence ACGTCTTGGAGTGAAGGAGGCGAACTATACGGTGAAGCAGCGTGCGATTGATGCCCGGCGTGGGCATGTGAATTTCAGCTATACTCTCCTGGTGGAGGTGGCGGATGAGGCGCGGGTATTGAAAGCGCTGAAGGAGGACACGAAGGTTATTTTGGCACCGGATGAGACTTATGTGGAGGTCAAGGTTGGTCAAGGCGGTCAAGGCGGTCAAGCAGCGGGGGGGCAGGGGAGGCCGGTGATTGTGGGGACGGGGCCTTGTGGATTATTCGCGGGGCTGCTGCTGGCGCGGGCGGGTTTAAAACCGATCCTGCTGGAGCGGGGCAAGGCGGCGGGGGACCGGGCACGTGATGTGACGGGCTTTTGGCGGCGGGGCTGGGACTTTAATCCAGAATCCAATGTGCAGTATGGGGAAGGGGGCGCGGGTACCTTTTCCGATGGAAAGCTGTATACGCAGATCCGTGACCGGGAGCATCGTATCCCCTGGCTGCTGAAGGAGATGGTGGCGGCGGGTGCGCCTGAGGATATTTTGATCAAAGCACGGCCGCACATCGGCACGGACCGGCTGATCAAAGTGGTGAGGCATGTGCGGGAGGAGATCATCTCCCTGGGAGGCGAAGTGAGGTTCGGCTCGCGGGTGAGTGATGTGGTGATCGAAAACGGTGTGATGCGCGCGGTGGTGCTGGCGGACGGGGCGGTGATCGAGGGCAGCCCAGTGGTCTTTGCCATCGGCCATAGCAGCCGGGATACCTTTGCGATGTTGCATGAGCGCGGGATCCCTTTTGACCCGAAGCCGTTCTCGGTGGGGGTGCGCATTGAGCATCCGCAGCGGCTGGTGGATAAGATGCTGTTTGGCAAATGGGCGGGGCATGAGCGGCTGGGCTCGGCACCGTATAAGTTTGTGGCGCACTGCGATACTGAACGCAGCGCGTATAGCTTTTGCATGTGCCCAGGGGGGCTGGTGGTGGCGGCGACGTCAGAACCGGGAACGGTGGTGACCAATGGCATGAGCAGCTATGCGCGAGCTGAGGCGAATGCGAATGCGGGATTCATGGTTGAGGTGGGACCCCAGGACTATGGGCAAGCGCACCCGCTGGCGGGCATCGAGTTCCAGCGGCAGATCGAGCGTCGGGCCTATGAAGCGGGTGGCAGTAACTATCACGCCCCGGCGCAGCTTTTGGGGGATTTCCTTGCCGGGCGCGCCTCGACCAGCCAGGGATCAGTGAAGCCCTCGTATGAGCCTGGGGTAGTGTGGACAGATCTGCGTGAGGTGCTGCCCGAATCCGTGATTGCGACGCTGAAGGAAGCGGTGCCTCGCATCAACAAAAGTCTGCCCGGATTTGACCTGGAAGATGCGGTACTGACGGGCGCGGAGACACGCAGTTCGGCCCCGGTGCGCATTCCGCGGGATCCGGTGAGCTATGAGTGTGTCTCGCTGAAGAATTTTTACCCGGCCGGTGAAGGGGCAGGATATGCGGGAGGCATCATCTCCGCCGCAGCTGACGGGATGCGGGTGGCGGAGGCGATCTTGAGGGCGCGGTGA
- a CDS encoding AAA family ATPase: MLIQNLKVSGLLSFGPNGVDLDMRKLNVLIGPNGSGKSNLLEVINLFREAPSPRRSIAGPIMDNGGIDEWMWKGDWNLDDAPPPASVSWVVSKPNGSGVLHEMQFYASNHMLRMANERIESIQSVDQSNSPWWFYRMNVSKKPFVAHFHDSTGPDGFDVIRTIPHDELNSSASILAQIRDPGRYKVFEYLEKLYSGIQMYRDWCFGPQSGIRSPSRGDGRIDVLSRAGENLALMVADMPSAVEARVILELQTLYEDVQGIKARPVAGGNLQLFLTELGEREIPASRLSDGTLRYLALLIILLDAKPPPLIVIEEPELGLHPDVIPQIAKLLKEASERTQLVVTTHSRMLVDALGDDPESVIVCEKHNGESVFERLNAERMAVWLEKYSLGDLWSKGELGGNRW, from the coding sequence ATGTTAATTCAAAACCTGAAAGTTTCCGGACTGTTATCCTTCGGCCCAAATGGAGTCGATTTGGACATGCGGAAGCTGAATGTGCTTATCGGGCCGAACGGGTCAGGAAAAAGTAATCTATTGGAGGTTATTAATCTTTTCCGTGAAGCTCCTTCACCGCGGCGTTCAATTGCCGGACCCATTATGGATAATGGTGGCATTGATGAATGGATGTGGAAGGGAGATTGGAATCTCGATGATGCACCACCGCCTGCTTCAGTCTCATGGGTAGTTTCCAAGCCTAATGGTAGTGGAGTGCTTCACGAAATGCAGTTTTATGCATCTAATCACATGCTTAGAATGGCTAATGAGCGCATTGAAAGTATTCAATCTGTAGATCAGTCTAATTCTCCTTGGTGGTTCTACAGGATGAATGTCAGTAAAAAACCTTTTGTCGCCCATTTTCACGATTCAACGGGTCCCGATGGATTCGATGTCATAAGGACTATTCCCCACGACGAGCTAAATTCTAGCGCCTCAATTTTGGCACAGATTCGTGATCCGGGTCGGTACAAAGTTTTCGAATATTTAGAGAAACTGTATTCAGGCATTCAAATGTATAGAGACTGGTGTTTTGGGCCACAGTCAGGTATTCGCTCCCCATCCAGAGGTGATGGTCGAATCGATGTTCTTAGTCGGGCAGGTGAAAATCTTGCCTTAATGGTGGCGGATATGCCAAGTGCTGTGGAAGCCCGTGTAATTCTTGAGTTACAAACTTTGTATGAGGATGTTCAAGGCATCAAGGCACGGCCAGTTGCCGGAGGGAATTTACAACTATTTTTAACTGAATTGGGGGAACGGGAAATTCCTGCTAGCCGACTTTCGGACGGAACGCTGCGATATCTGGCTTTGCTTATTATTCTTCTGGATGCAAAGCCACCTCCGTTAATAGTCATCGAAGAACCTGAGCTTGGATTACATCCTGATGTCATTCCTCAGATTGCAAAGTTGCTAAAAGAAGCTTCTGAAAGAACACAACTGGTGGTAACAACCCATTCCCGAATGCTTGTAGACGCATTGGGGGATGATCCAGAAAGCGTAATTGTCTGTGAGAAACATAATGGGGAGTCAGTGTTTGAACGCCTCAACGCAGAACGTATGGCTGTCTGGCTGGAAAAATATTCGCTGGGAGATTTGTGGAGTAAAGGCGAATTGGGAGGGAATCGCTGGTGA
- a CDS encoding DUF4276 family protein codes for MKIKLYIEGGGDSPLQDTDFRSGWATFFEKAGLKGRMPAIIRGGGRNQTFDAYKRALQIRKADELPLLLVDSEDLVAEGCDAWKHLKSRKADNWEKPPQAGDQDAYLMITCMETWFLADREALQKYFHDCWRDSAIPKWANLEEIPKESVFQALSKATADCGKKAYSKGKAAFDLLKAIDPSKVESVCPSAKKLLDRLRNK; via the coding sequence GTGAAAATTAAACTCTACATTGAAGGAGGGGGAGATTCGCCACTTCAAGATACAGATTTCCGATCTGGGTGGGCAACGTTTTTCGAAAAAGCAGGGCTTAAGGGGCGTATGCCTGCTATAATCCGAGGTGGAGGCCGTAATCAAACGTTCGATGCTTATAAAAGGGCTTTGCAAATCCGCAAAGCAGACGAACTGCCCTTACTGCTAGTAGATAGCGAGGACTTGGTCGCGGAGGGCTGCGACGCATGGAAGCACCTTAAGTCCAGGAAGGCTGACAACTGGGAGAAGCCACCCCAAGCCGGGGACCAGGATGCGTATCTAATGATTACTTGCATGGAAACATGGTTTCTTGCAGATCGGGAAGCTTTACAGAAATATTTTCATGACTGCTGGAGAGACAGTGCTATACCGAAATGGGCTAATCTAGAGGAGATTCCAAAAGAGTCTGTTTTTCAAGCATTGTCTAAAGCAACGGCTGACTGTGGAAAGAAAGCTTATTCCAAAGGTAAAGCAGCTTTTGATCTACTCAAAGCCATTGACCCCAGCAAGGTGGAAAGCGTTTGTCCGTCGGCAAAAAAACTATTGGACAGGTTACGTAACAAATAA
- a CDS encoding DUF4112 domain-containing protein, translated as MPAPDRIQIDEVLPPRVAGRPPAKLAQESEIARFLAKWLDNWLRIPGTNFKIGLDPILALFPGVGSTVASGGGLIILAEAIRSGISVPVLIRMGGNMLLNTLFDFLPIGGPVVSAFFKSNMRNLRLLQDWQAGHQQTIRRSTTRLFIMLGVLMIFLVAMLFGLFAFYVWLLKATGLVK; from the coding sequence ATGCCCGCCCCTGACCGCATCCAAATCGATGAAGTCCTGCCCCCCAGAGTCGCAGGCAGGCCCCCTGCAAAGCTCGCCCAGGAGTCCGAGATCGCGCGCTTCCTCGCCAAATGGCTGGATAACTGGCTGCGCATTCCCGGCACCAATTTCAAAATCGGTCTGGACCCCATCCTCGCCCTTTTCCCAGGCGTCGGCAGTACCGTCGCCTCCGGCGGTGGCCTCATCATCCTCGCCGAGGCCATCCGCTCTGGCATTAGCGTCCCCGTCCTCATTCGCATGGGCGGAAACATGCTGCTCAATACCCTCTTCGATTTTCTTCCCATCGGCGGTCCCGTTGTCAGCGCGTTCTTCAAGTCCAACATGCGGAACCTCCGCCTACTCCAGGACTGGCAGGCCGGGCATCAGCAGACCATCCGCCGCAGCACCACCCGTCTCTTCATCATGCTCGGCGTGCTCATGATATTTCTCGTGGCCATGCTCTTCGGCCTTTTCGCCTTCTATGTTTGGCTCCTCAAGGCTACCGGTTTAGTGAAGTGA
- a CDS encoding RNA polymerase sigma factor produces the protein MEELPDIPEDAKKDKGLWEKTRKSLIERLNNWEDQRTWNEFYQTYWRLIYSVATKAGLTREEAFDVIQETIIAIARQVQKGQYDPRAGSFKAWLLQMTRWRVLDVFRARKRQPSLADQGNSDSEETSNLALDRLSNDKDNLLENIWDKEWRDNITAAALERVKAKVSPRQFQIFDCYVMKGWGVKKTSEALGINAAQVYLAKHRVGALVKKEVQALEHTML, from the coding sequence ATGGAGGAACTGCCAGACATCCCCGAAGATGCAAAGAAAGATAAGGGCTTGTGGGAAAAAACCCGCAAGAGCCTTATTGAGCGCCTGAATAACTGGGAGGACCAGCGAACCTGGAACGAATTCTACCAGACTTACTGGCGCCTCATCTACAGCGTCGCCACCAAAGCCGGGCTTACCCGTGAGGAGGCATTCGATGTCATCCAGGAGACCATCATTGCCATCGCCCGTCAGGTACAAAAGGGTCAGTATGACCCCCGTGCTGGCTCCTTCAAAGCTTGGCTCCTGCAAATGACCCGCTGGCGCGTCCTAGATGTCTTCCGCGCTCGCAAGCGCCAACCCTCCCTTGCCGACCAAGGAAATTCTGACAGCGAAGAAACCAGCAACCTCGCCCTCGACCGTCTCTCCAACGACAAGGATAACCTCCTCGAAAACATCTGGGACAAAGAATGGCGGGACAACATTACCGCAGCCGCCCTGGAGCGGGTGAAGGCCAAAGTCTCCCCCCGCCAGTTTCAGATCTTCGATTGTTACGTTATGAAAGGCTGGGGGGTCAAAAAGACCAGCGAAGCCCTCGGCATCAATGCTGCCCAGGTTTATCTGGCCAAGCATCGCGTCGGAGCACTCGTCAAAAAAGAAGTGCAGGCCTTGGAGCATACCATGCTCTAA
- a CDS encoding ribulokinase: MKQHALGIDYGTNSCRSLLIDLENGTEIGSTVFNYPSGEMGVLLDPKNPHVARQNPQDYLDGFVAITRGALEQAAAKIPGFDPAQVVGIGIDTTGSTPIPVNQEGTPLGLLPEFKNNLNAMVWLWKDHTGYAEAAEITQLAREIRPDILAKCGGIYSSEWFWSKILRLRRTDPAVFEAAYSFVEHCDWLPAVLTGNTNPLTLQRSVCAAGHKAMFSTEWGGLPDKEFLSKLDPALADLRDRLYEEAHTSDVKAGSLCAEWATKLGLPEGIAISVGAFDAHMGAVGAGIKEGTLVKILGTSTCDLMITPANQPLADIPGVCGIVNGSVLPGYYGIEAGQSAVGDLFLWLVKNLVPESYGSTIGDKFSAMEKAMSAQKPGASGLLALDWNNGNRTVLVDVRLTGLLLGQTLHTEAHEIYRAYIEATAFGALTIIRRVEEYGVEVREIINTGGLSIKNATLMQCYADIIGKPMKVSQSEQTCALGAAIFGAAAAGIADIGTLQNRVTATREKVYYPIPENQAVYAELYALYHTLHDAFGTAHWNGNLAHVMKKLLEIRSRQS; this comes from the coding sequence ATGAAACAGCACGCCCTTGGCATTGACTACGGCACCAACTCTTGCCGTTCCCTCCTCATCGATCTCGAAAATGGAACCGAAATAGGAAGTACCGTTTTCAATTATCCCTCCGGCGAAATGGGCGTTCTTTTAGATCCCAAGAATCCACACGTTGCCCGCCAAAATCCTCAAGACTATCTGGATGGGTTCGTCGCCATCACCCGCGGCGCATTGGAGCAGGCGGCAGCAAAGATTCCCGGCTTTGATCCCGCGCAGGTCGTCGGCATCGGCATTGATACCACCGGCAGCACTCCCATTCCCGTAAATCAAGAGGGCACCCCACTTGGCCTCCTGCCGGAGTTCAAAAATAACCTCAATGCCATGGTCTGGCTCTGGAAAGACCACACGGGTTATGCTGAAGCAGCAGAGATTACTCAGCTTGCCCGTGAGATCCGGCCAGACATCCTCGCCAAATGCGGCGGCATCTACTCGAGCGAATGGTTCTGGAGTAAAATCCTCCGCCTCCGCCGCACCGACCCCGCAGTCTTTGAGGCTGCTTATAGTTTCGTTGAGCACTGCGACTGGCTCCCCGCCGTTCTCACTGGCAATACGAATCCTCTTACCTTGCAGCGCAGCGTCTGTGCGGCTGGCCATAAAGCCATGTTCAGTACCGAATGGGGCGGCCTGCCGGATAAGGAATTCCTCAGCAAGCTTGATCCCGCCCTCGCCGACCTTCGGGATCGCCTCTATGAGGAAGCCCATACCTCCGACGTCAAAGCTGGCAGCCTCTGTGCCGAATGGGCCACCAAGCTCGGCCTGCCCGAAGGCATCGCCATCTCTGTAGGCGCTTTTGATGCCCACATGGGCGCTGTCGGGGCTGGCATCAAAGAAGGCACGTTGGTGAAGATCCTCGGCACCAGCACCTGCGATCTCATGATCACTCCGGCCAATCAGCCCCTGGCAGATATCCCCGGCGTCTGCGGCATTGTCAATGGCTCCGTCCTCCCCGGTTATTATGGCATTGAGGCAGGCCAGAGTGCTGTCGGTGACCTGTTCCTCTGGCTCGTGAAGAACCTCGTTCCTGAAAGTTACGGCAGCACCATTGGGGATAAATTCAGTGCCATGGAAAAAGCCATGTCCGCCCAAAAACCAGGCGCTTCAGGCTTGCTCGCACTCGACTGGAATAATGGCAACCGCACCGTCCTCGTGGATGTGCGTCTGACAGGCCTCTTGTTAGGCCAGACCCTCCACACGGAGGCGCATGAGATCTACCGCGCCTACATTGAGGCCACTGCCTTCGGTGCCCTCACCATCATCCGGCGCGTCGAAGAATACGGCGTCGAAGTCCGGGAAATCATCAACACCGGCGGCCTCTCCATCAAAAACGCCACCCTCATGCAGTGTTATGCCGACATCATCGGCAAGCCCATGAAAGTCAGCCAGAGCGAGCAAACCTGTGCCCTCGGTGCCGCCATCTTCGGAGCCGCCGCCGCAGGCATCGCGGATATCGGCACCCTCCAGAATCGCGTCACCGCCACCCGCGAAAAAGTCTATTACCCCATCCCGGAAAATCAGGCCGTATATGCCGAATTGTATGCCCTTTATCACACCCTGCACGATGCTTTCGGCACCGCTCATTGGAATGGCAACCTCGCCCATGTGATGAAGAAGCTCCTGGAAATCCGCTCCCGTCAGAGCTGA
- a CDS encoding HesA/MoeB/ThiF family protein: MSELPELTETDRALYQWQMWVPGMGEEGQRKLKGASVLISRVGGLGGLVAMELAAAGVGRMILAHGGSLKLPDLNRQLLQTRNHVGMERMENIVKRLKDLNPDCEIVGVAKNIDPTNAEELVAQADIVVDAAPLFQERLALNAAAWRLGKPMVECAMHTLQATVTTFIPGQTGCLACYVPEVPVNWTRQFPVFGAVSGTVACLGAMEAIKLITGIGSPLAGEMLSMDLGMMQFRRVKLPQRQDCEICSERSGEPMPA; encoded by the coding sequence ATGTCTGAACTGCCTGAACTCACTGAAACTGACCGTGCCCTCTATCAATGGCAGATGTGGGTGCCTGGAATGGGTGAGGAGGGGCAGCGAAAACTCAAGGGTGCCAGCGTTCTGATATCTCGAGTGGGCGGGCTGGGGGGGCTGGTGGCAATGGAGCTAGCAGCAGCAGGCGTAGGCCGGATGATCCTGGCACACGGCGGCAGTCTCAAGTTGCCAGATCTAAACCGGCAGCTTTTGCAAACACGCAATCACGTGGGGATGGAACGGATGGAAAACATCGTGAAGCGACTGAAGGATCTGAATCCGGACTGTGAGATAGTGGGGGTGGCGAAAAATATTGATCCAACGAATGCGGAGGAACTGGTGGCCCAGGCGGATATCGTGGTGGATGCGGCTCCTTTGTTTCAAGAAAGACTGGCGCTGAATGCTGCGGCATGGCGGTTAGGAAAACCGATGGTTGAGTGTGCGATGCATACACTGCAAGCAACCGTGACCACTTTTATCCCAGGCCAGACGGGTTGCCTGGCGTGTTATGTGCCGGAAGTCCCTGTGAACTGGACGCGGCAGTTTCCTGTCTTCGGTGCAGTGTCTGGTACGGTGGCCTGCCTTGGAGCGATGGAGGCCATCAAGCTCATTACTGGCATCGGTAGCCCACTGGCTGGTGAGATGCTGAGCATGGACCTGGGAATGATGCAGTTCCGTCGGGTAAAGCTACCGCAGCGGCAGGATTGTGAGATTTGCAGCGAGAGAAGTGGAGAACCAATGCCTGCTTAA
- the xseA gene encoding exodeoxyribonuclease VII large subunit, with the protein MQPENVLSVTQLTREIREVLQGHIGTVWVEGEISNHRLQGSGHQYFTLKDAGSQLSCVMFRGAARSGVRLGDGVQVMVQGDISVYEPRGQYQMVVKQVQMKGQGGLQAKFEALKRKLYEEGFFDQEHKQSIPKYPRVVALVTSPTGAAIQDMLNILTRRAPWIHVLIFPVRVQGQGVEKETIRALEMLNAAAQHGLPVPDTIVIGRGGGSIEDLWAYNEETLARAIFASRIPIISAVGHEIDFTIADFVADLRAPTPSAAAELLAPDVTELKRHFDALSRRLTGQLTVQLDQHEKVLDFMRRGGLRTEPVRQLQSAEQEVDEAEYRLKDAVREQLRARMDEVSERQQVIAAHHPQVMLTEITHRLENQGQHLRQSLSHRLARLEDRVSSRADVLKNLGPESILARGFSYTTDVQGKVIKSAEEIRAGDLLVTRLQQGVVKSIAQP; encoded by the coding sequence ATGCAGCCTGAGAATGTCCTGTCCGTAACCCAACTCACCCGCGAGATCCGCGAGGTGTTGCAGGGACATATCGGTACGGTGTGGGTGGAGGGGGAGATCAGCAATCACCGGCTGCAAGGCAGCGGTCACCAATACTTTACCCTGAAGGACGCGGGTTCCCAGCTCTCCTGCGTGATGTTTCGCGGGGCGGCACGTAGCGGAGTGAGGCTGGGTGATGGTGTGCAGGTGATGGTGCAGGGGGACATCTCCGTCTATGAACCCCGCGGGCAGTACCAGATGGTGGTGAAGCAGGTGCAGATGAAAGGCCAGGGTGGACTGCAAGCCAAGTTCGAGGCGCTGAAGCGCAAGCTTTATGAAGAGGGCTTTTTCGATCAGGAGCATAAGCAGTCTATTCCCAAATACCCGCGTGTGGTGGCTCTGGTGACGTCTCCCACAGGGGCGGCCATTCAGGATATGCTGAACATCCTGACGCGGCGTGCACCGTGGATTCATGTGCTGATTTTTCCCGTGCGTGTACAGGGGCAGGGGGTGGAGAAGGAAACGATCCGTGCGCTGGAGATGCTGAACGCGGCTGCACAACACGGTCTGCCAGTACCGGATACCATTGTGATCGGCCGGGGCGGCGGCAGCATTGAAGATCTATGGGCATACAATGAGGAGACCCTGGCACGGGCGATCTTTGCATCCCGGATCCCGATCATCTCGGCCGTGGGGCATGAAATTGATTTCACCATCGCGGATTTTGTGGCGGATTTGCGTGCGCCCACTCCAAGTGCTGCCGCCGAGCTATTGGCTCCTGATGTAACAGAACTGAAACGGCATTTTGACGCCCTTTCCCGAAGATTGACCGGACAGCTCACGGTGCAACTGGACCAGCATGAAAAGGTCCTGGATTTCATGAGACGTGGCGGTTTGAGGACGGAGCCTGTCCGGCAACTGCAATCGGCTGAGCAGGAAGTGGATGAGGCTGAATACCGCCTCAAAGACGCGGTGCGGGAACAATTGCGTGCGAGAATGGATGAGGTCAGTGAGCGGCAGCAGGTCATCGCCGCGCATCATCCGCAGGTGATGCTGACGGAGATCACGCACCGACTGGAAAACCAAGGTCAACATTTGAGACAAAGCCTGTCCCACCGCCTAGCGCGGTTGGAGGACCGGGTCTCATCACGAGCGGATGTACTGAAAAATCTAGGGCCTGAATCCATCCTGGCCCGTGGCTTTTCATACACCACGGATGTGCAAGGGAAGGTGATCAAAAGTGCGGAGGAAATCCGTGCTGGAGACCTGCTGGTAACCCGGCTCCAACAAGGAGTGGTGAAGAGCATTGCCCAGCCTTGA
- a CDS encoding RluA family pseudouridine synthase: MDWIITEQSDIGQRLDKHLTGRLTDLSRSRLQDLIRDGHVTLNGRPAKASISLKPGDAISLIIPEATAVAVVAQDIPLEILFEDKDILVLNKPPGLVVHPAAGNPDGTLVNALLHHCDDLSGIGGEMRPGIVHRLDKDTSGCMVVAKNDIAHRRLSEAFAERRMSKIYLAAINGVPKEKSGRIQNLIGRHPVDRKRMATLYDGAGKEAVTEWEQLSVYKECALIRCKLLTGRTHQIRVHMKEGLGSPILGDPIYGHPSRQKIPSSRLMLHAWKLSLNHPVHDQPMSFEAAVPVEYGPWMCK, from the coding sequence GTGGACTGGATTATCACAGAGCAGAGCGATATTGGACAGCGGTTGGACAAACATCTGACAGGACGTCTGACTGACCTCTCACGCTCACGTTTGCAAGATTTGATTCGCGACGGACACGTCACGCTCAACGGTCGCCCTGCTAAAGCCAGCATCTCGTTAAAACCGGGAGATGCCATCTCACTCATCATTCCGGAGGCTACCGCCGTCGCTGTTGTGGCCCAGGACATTCCCCTGGAGATTCTTTTCGAGGACAAAGACATTCTGGTGCTCAACAAGCCACCGGGCCTCGTTGTCCATCCCGCAGCAGGAAATCCAGACGGCACGCTGGTCAACGCTCTTTTGCATCATTGCGATGATCTCAGCGGCATCGGCGGTGAAATGCGTCCGGGGATTGTTCATCGTCTGGATAAAGATACCAGCGGCTGCATGGTCGTCGCCAAGAACGACATTGCCCACCGGCGGCTCTCGGAAGCCTTTGCGGAGCGCCGCATGAGCAAAATCTACCTGGCAGCCATCAATGGTGTGCCCAAGGAGAAAAGTGGGCGCATTCAGAACCTCATCGGCCGTCATCCGGTGGACCGCAAGCGCATGGCCACACTCTATGACGGCGCAGGCAAAGAAGCCGTCACCGAATGGGAACAGCTCTCCGTTTATAAAGAATGCGCCCTCATCCGCTGCAAGCTCCTCACGGGTCGCACCCACCAGATTCGTGTGCATATGAAGGAGGGCCTCGGTTCCCCCATTCTGGGAGATCCTATTTACGGGCACCCGAGCCGTCAAAAGATCCCGTCCTCACGTCTTATGCTTCATGCTTGGAAGCTCAGTCTGAATCATCCAGTTCATGATCAGCCCATGAGCTTTGAAGCCGCCGTTCCCGTGGAATATGGGCCATGGATGTGCAAGTAA